A segment of the Candidatus Sumerlaea chitinivorans genome:
GGGCCTCGCGGTGATGCGTAAGGCGAGTTCCCACTCCACGGGTGTCTATCGCGTGCCGAACATCCACGTCGATGTCTATGGGGTGTTCACGAACAACAACCCCACGGGTGCGATGCGGGGCTTCGGGGCTGCACAGATGGCCATTTGTTACGAGGGGATGCTGGACCGTCTTGCGGCAAAGCTCGGCATGGACCGCATCGAAATTCGCCGCAAAAACGTCCTACGGCACGGCGACGAGATCACGACGAGCCAAGTGTTGCCGGTAGTTACGGCTGAGGAATGCCTGGATGCGGCCCTCATGCAGTTTGCGCGAGGGGCGGGGGTCAATGTAGCAACGCCGCAAGAGGCTCAGCGCGTTTGGGACGCTCGCTCCTACGCAACTCCGGCACCCTACCTGCGGCGGGGCTACGGGGTAAGCATTGTGTGCTTTGGCTTGGGCTACGGCGACGCGTTTCCGGATGCGGCACGCGCCGAAGTCCGCTTCAATGACCAAAACGAGTTGGAGGTTTACACCGGGGCGGTGGAAGTGGGGCAAGGCCTCCTGATGATGGTAAAACAGGTCGCGGCGTCTGTTTTGGGAATCGACGTTGAGCGCGTGAAAGTCATTGCGGCGGATACTCATCGCACGCCAGAAGCAGGCTCCTCGAGCGCGACCCGCCAGACGTACTTCACCGGCAGCGCAGTGAAAATGGCATGCGAAGAACTGAAGGAGACCATTCTCGACATTGCCGAAACGCATTTTGGCGTCCATCCGTTCGAGATTCGAATCGAGGACGGCATTCTCTATAACGTGAACGACAGGTCAAAGCAGATGCCTTTGGATGAAGTGCTGGCAGAGGCCCGCCGGCGCGGCGTGGGCCTGTCGGCGCGGGCTATTTTCAAGCCGCGCACGATTCGCGAATCCGAGGACACCGGCTTGAGCCCACGGCCATTTATCACCTACCTTTTCGGTTCGCACATTTCTCAGGTCTTGGTAGACACAGAGACTGGTGAGGTGAAGATCGAACGACACATCGCGGCACACGATGTCGGCAAAGCGATCAACCCACAGTTAGTTGAGGGGCAAATCCAAGGCGGTGTCGCGCAAGGCATCGGCATGGCCTTGATGGAAGAAGTGATCTACGGGGAGGACGGAAGGATCCTCAACGCTGGCTTCACGGACTATATTTTGCCAAGCATCCGCGACGTCCCAGAAATTGAAGCCGTAATCGTCGAACATGATGATCCCTCGGGACCTTTCGGAGCTCATGGCATTGGCGAGCCTCCGCTCATTGGAACCACGCCGGCCGTTTTGGCAGCTATTGCAGATGCGATCGGAGTACCTGTGAACCAGACACCCGCGACGCCTGAGCGTGTGTGGCGCCTTATTCAGCAAGCACGCGAACGTGGCGAGTGGCGCGAGGTTGATCCGAGGTGGCAGCCGGCTACAGAGTCAGGGGATAACGCCCCCACCTATCAGCCGCTTGCAACATCGTGAGATAGTTCTCCCACTTGCAATACTCAGGGAGAGAATTACTCGAGCCAATCGCATAACCGCCGCCCGGTGCGCCTTTGAGCAATGCAGTGCGCACAAGCCGCTCAACTTCCTCGGGAGTCCCGCGAGCGAGCGTATCCACTTCAATGTGACCCAGCAAAGCAAGGCGTCCGCCCACCCGCTGCTTGAGCTCGCTAAGATCCATGGACTTGGGCTCGATGGGATGCAGGCCGTTCACTCCGAGCGCGATCAGATCGTCGAGCACTTCGTACAAAACTCCATCGCTATGATAGAGGAAGGGAATGGAGCGGCGGCGACAGAGCTCTCCAATCCGGGCCATCCACGGGAAAAGGTACTTGCGCAAGACGTCCGGTGAGACCATGAGCCCACCCGCGTATGCAATGTCGTCGGTGAACCAGAGCGCCTTCACACAGGGAAAGTCGGCCATGTTCTCAAATAGGTTATAGATGATGCTCCCAACTTTCTCGAAAAGGGCCTCCACGAGATCGGGTTCTTCAAAAAGGGCTTCCGCAAAACGCTCGAAGCCCATGAGTTCCCACA
Coding sequences within it:
- a CDS encoding Xanthine dehydrogenase, molybdenum binding subunit translates to MAAVGKPLIRFDAREKVTGETRYGGDLYEKGMLHVKVLRSEYAHAEILSVDPSAALALPGVVGVYTARDISGTNRHGLIRRDQTVLAEQFVRYKGDAIAIVVAESDKIAREALKLIKVEYRPLPVIHTIDEALAPDAPKIHPEGNVMGDKRIRKGDAERAFAEECDVIVEETFSTQTVDHAFLDLEAGAALYDGEMLTIWVSGQWVHEERRLVALALGLPVERVRIIQPATGGAFGGREDLSIQCYVGLAALKHPNRKVYLRYSRAESMTARHKRHAMRIHYKLGAKRDGTLVAAKVTVWSDEGAYHSTGLAVMRKASSHSTGVYRVPNIHVDVYGVFTNNNPTGAMRGFGAAQMAICYEGMLDRLAAKLGMDRIEIRRKNVLRHGDEITTSQVLPVVTAEECLDAALMQFARGAGVNVATPQEAQRVWDARSYATPAPYLRRGYGVSIVCFGLGYGDAFPDAARAEVRFNDQNELEVYTGAVEVGQGLLMMVKQVAASVLGIDVERVKVIAADTHRTPEAGSSSATRQTYFTGSAVKMACEELKETILDIAETHFGVHPFEIRIEDGILYNVNDRSKQMPLDEVLAEARRRGVGLSARAIFKPRTIRESEDTGLSPRPFITYLFGSHISQVLVDTETGEVKIERHIAAHDVGKAINPQLVEGQIQGGVAQGIGMALMEEVIYGEDGRILNAGFTDYILPSIRDVPEIEAVIVEHDDPSGPFGAHGIGEPPLIGTTPAVLAAIADAIGVPVNQTPATPERVWRLIQQARERGEWREVDPRWQPATESGDNAPTYQPLATS